Proteins encoded together in one Luteimonas fraxinea window:
- a CDS encoding diffusible signal factor-reguated Ax21 faimly protein — translation MKRLLSIAALAAALPFAANAAEGLSYNYVEGGYSASKSDIAPVNRDVDSDGWSIRGSAAFLPNFHAFGDYTRESVDNSPLDRDQWRLGVGYNHEVTPRTDLLTRVAYQKLDFGRGINADGYSVEVGARTALLPALEGYALAGYEDLDSGFDSEFYGRLGAQWKFNPNFGVAGDIKLIKGGDTQWFVGPRLTW, via the coding sequence ATGAAGCGCCTCCTGTCGATCGCAGCCCTCGCCGCAGCGCTCCCCTTCGCTGCGAATGCCGCCGAAGGTCTGTCCTACAACTATGTCGAAGGCGGCTATTCGGCCAGCAAGTCCGACATCGCCCCGGTCAACCGTGACGTCGACTCCGACGGCTGGTCGATCCGCGGCTCCGCCGCGTTCCTCCCGAATTTCCACGCCTTCGGCGACTACACCCGCGAGAGCGTCGACAACAGTCCGCTCGACCGCGACCAGTGGCGTCTGGGCGTCGGCTACAACCACGAAGTGACGCCGCGCACCGATCTACTCACCCGCGTGGCCTACCAAAAGCTCGACTTCGGACGCGGCATCAATGCCGATGGCTATTCGGTCGAAGTCGGCGCGCGCACCGCGCTGCTGCCGGCGCTCGAAGGCTACGCACTGGCCGGCTACGAGGATCTCGATAGCGGCTTCGACAGCGAGTTCTACGGCCGCCTCGGCGCGCAGTGGAAGTTCAACCCGAACTTCGGCGTCGCCGGTGACATCAAGTTGATCAAGGGTGGCGACACCCAGTGGTTCGTGGGTCCGCGTCTGACCTGGTAA
- the oleC gene encoding olefin beta-lactone synthetase translates to MDVDTSAQAATVNIAAALPRLANAAPDRIAMRCPGPDGRYADAHALTYGALDTRSDAIAAGLAARGIVRGTRTVLMVRPTPEFFLLMFALFKAGAVPVLVDPGIDKRALKQCLDEAGADAFIGIPLAQFARALLGWAKSARTRITTGRWALLSDATLADVERAGAGAGPQLAATAGDDVAAILFTSGSTGVPKGVVYRHRHFAAQIDMLRDAFGIGAGGIDLPTFPPFALFDPALGLTSIIPDMDPTRPAKADPRKLHAAIERFGVDQLFGSPALMGVLAKYGKPLPTLRRVTSAGAPVPPETVAKILELLPDDARFWTPYGATECLPVAVVEGRELLALRTRTEHGAGTCVGRPVPPNEVRIIRVDDDAIPTWSDALCVPGAQVGEITVAGPSTTDTYFNRDAQTRLAKITETLPDGSTRIVHRMGDLGYFDAEGRLWFCGRKGHRVVTGSGTLCTEQVEPVFNVHPEVKRTALVGVGPKGAQTPVLCVELEAGVAKTEHARIADDLRHIGEGFVHTGRIERVLFHPGFPVDIRHNAKIGRETLAAWAATRVG, encoded by the coding sequence ATGGATGTCGACACTTCTGCCCAGGCCGCCACGGTCAACATCGCCGCCGCGTTGCCGCGGCTGGCGAACGCTGCACCCGATCGCATCGCGATGCGCTGCCCCGGCCCCGATGGTCGCTACGCAGACGCGCATGCATTGACCTACGGCGCGCTCGATACGCGCAGCGATGCGATCGCCGCCGGACTCGCCGCGCGCGGCATCGTCCGCGGCACGCGCACGGTGCTGATGGTGCGGCCGACGCCCGAGTTCTTCCTGCTGATGTTCGCCCTGTTCAAGGCCGGCGCGGTGCCGGTGCTGGTGGATCCGGGCATCGACAAGCGCGCGCTGAAGCAGTGCCTGGACGAAGCCGGCGCAGACGCTTTCATCGGCATTCCGCTTGCCCAGTTCGCACGGGCGCTGCTGGGCTGGGCGAAGTCGGCGCGCACGCGCATCACCACCGGGCGCTGGGCGCTGCTCAGCGATGCGACGCTGGCGGATGTGGAACGCGCGGGCGCAGGCGCAGGCCCGCAACTCGCTGCGACTGCCGGCGACGACGTGGCAGCGATCCTGTTCACCAGCGGCTCGACGGGCGTGCCCAAAGGCGTGGTCTACCGCCATCGCCATTTCGCCGCGCAGATCGACATGCTGCGCGACGCGTTCGGCATCGGCGCCGGTGGGATCGACCTGCCGACGTTCCCGCCGTTCGCGCTGTTCGATCCCGCGCTCGGGCTGACCTCGATCATTCCGGACATGGATCCGACCCGGCCGGCCAAGGCCGATCCGCGCAAGCTGCATGCGGCGATCGAACGCTTCGGCGTCGACCAGCTGTTCGGATCCCCCGCATTGATGGGTGTGCTCGCGAAGTACGGCAAGCCGCTGCCGACATTGCGCCGCGTCACCTCGGCCGGTGCGCCGGTGCCGCCGGAGACCGTCGCGAAAATCCTCGAACTGCTGCCGGACGACGCGCGTTTCTGGACGCCGTACGGCGCCACCGAATGCCTGCCCGTCGCCGTCGTCGAAGGTCGCGAACTGCTGGCGCTGCGCACGCGCACCGAACACGGCGCCGGCACCTGCGTCGGCCGACCGGTGCCGCCGAACGAGGTGCGCATCATTCGCGTGGATGACGACGCGATTCCCACGTGGTCGGACGCGCTGTGCGTGCCCGGCGCGCAGGTCGGCGAGATCACCGTCGCCGGACCCAGCACCACCGACACGTATTTCAACCGCGACGCGCAGACGCGACTGGCGAAGATCACCGAGACGCTGCCCGACGGCAGCACGCGCATCGTCCATCGCATGGGCGACCTCGGTTACTTCGATGCCGAAGGCCGGCTGTGGTTCTGCGGTCGCAAGGGCCATCGCGTCGTCACCGGCAGCGGCACGCTGTGCACCGAACAGGTCGAACCGGTGTTCAACGTGCACCCCGAAGTGAAGCGCACGGCGCTGGTCGGTGTCGGCCCGAAGGGGGCGCAGACGCCGGTGCTGTGCGTGGAGCTGGAAGCCGGCGTCGCCAAGACGGAACACGCGCGCATCGCCGACGATTTGCGCCACATCGGCGAAGGCTTCGTCCACACCGGGCGCATCGAGCGCGTGCTGTTCCACCCCGGCTTCCCGGTCGACATCCGCCACAACGCCAAGATCGGCCGCGAGACGCTGGCCGCGTGGGCGGCGACGCGTGTCGGCTGA
- a CDS encoding SDR family oxidoreductase — protein sequence MTHWTLVTGANRGLGLEFVRQLLVDGARVVATCRQPGKATALNNLAAEHPGHLKVLPLDVGDARSRDELVREWPLAAGEDARIDVLINNAGVLHSGERFGTLRADTLDDSLRTNVTGPLLLTQALAPLLVDGARVANLSSQLGSIANTARFGTPSYAISKAAQNMATVQLAHALRERGIVVVALHPGWVQTDMGGAQASEVAEDSVAGLRKVIDGLGPDDSGHFLDWTGATLPW from the coding sequence ATGACCCACTGGACTCTCGTCACCGGCGCCAACCGCGGCCTCGGCCTCGAATTCGTCCGTCAGCTGCTGGTCGACGGCGCCCGCGTCGTCGCGACCTGTCGCCAGCCCGGCAAGGCGACTGCGCTCAACAATCTCGCTGCCGAACACCCCGGCCATCTGAAGGTGCTGCCGCTGGATGTCGGCGACGCCCGCTCGCGTGACGAGCTGGTGCGCGAATGGCCACTGGCCGCGGGCGAGGACGCGCGCATCGACGTGCTGATCAACAACGCCGGCGTGCTGCACAGCGGCGAGCGCTTCGGCACGCTGCGCGCCGACACGCTCGACGACAGCCTGCGCACCAATGTCACCGGCCCGCTGCTGCTGACCCAGGCGCTGGCACCGCTGCTCGTCGACGGCGCGCGCGTCGCCAATCTGTCCTCGCAACTCGGCTCGATCGCCAATACCGCGCGCTTCGGCACGCCGAGCTACGCGATCAGCAAGGCTGCGCAGAACATGGCGACCGTGCAGCTGGCGCATGCGCTGCGCGAGCGGGGCATCGTCGTTGTCGCCCTGCATCCGGGCTGGGTGCAGACCGACATGGGCGGCGCCCAGGCCAGCGAAGTGGCCGAGGATTCGGTCGCCGGTCTGCGCAAGGTCATCGATGGCCTCGGCCCCGACGACAGCGGCCACTTCCTCGACTGGACCGGCGCGACGCTGCCCTGGTGA
- a CDS encoding DUF4156 domain-containing protein, whose translation MRKSLAVMLLSLSAVGCTWVHMAPGASAVRVTSAAPADCQKRGEVEVSVKHSIAFVERNQLRVREELETLARNEAPGLNADTITPLGEPAGGSQRFGAWQCGR comes from the coding sequence ATGCGCAAGTCCCTGGCTGTGATGCTGCTGTCCCTGTCCGCCGTCGGCTGCACCTGGGTGCACATGGCGCCGGGCGCGAGCGCGGTGCGCGTGACCAGTGCGGCGCCTGCCGACTGTCAGAAGCGTGGCGAGGTCGAAGTCTCGGTCAAGCACAGCATCGCGTTCGTCGAACGCAACCAGCTGCGCGTGCGCGAGGAACTGGAAACCCTCGCCCGCAACGAGGCGCCCGGCCTCAACGCCGACACGATCACCCCGCTCGGCGAACCCGCCGGCGGCAGCCAGCGCTTCGGCGCCTGGCAGTGCGGACGCTGA
- a CDS encoding tRNA (cytidine(34)-2'-O)-methyltransferase — translation MFDVILHTPEIPPNTGNVIRLCANTGARLHLVRPLGFDLDDRNLRRAGLDYHEYATLQVHDDLDVALAAIQPARLFALSTRNSVRFDAPAFAPGDAFLFGSETRGLPDAVLGRVPDGQRLRLPMQPGNRSLNLSNAVAVVVFEAWRQHGYAGGQ, via the coding sequence ATGTTCGACGTCATCCTGCACACGCCCGAGATTCCGCCCAACACCGGCAACGTGATCCGCCTGTGCGCCAACACCGGCGCGCGGCTGCATCTGGTGCGGCCGCTGGGCTTCGACCTCGACGACCGCAACCTGCGCCGCGCCGGGCTCGACTACCACGAGTACGCGACGCTGCAGGTACACGACGATCTCGATGTCGCACTCGCGGCGATCCAGCCCGCACGCCTGTTCGCACTGAGTACGCGTAACAGCGTCCGCTTCGATGCGCCTGCGTTCGCACCGGGCGACGCCTTCCTGTTCGGCAGCGAGACCCGCGGCCTCCCGGACGCAGTGCTCGGCCGCGTGCCCGATGGCCAGCGCCTGCGCCTGCCGATGCAGCCGGGCAACCGCAGTCTCAACCTGTCGAATGCGGTTGCAGTGGTCGTGTTCGAAGCCTGGCGCCAGCACGGATACGCCGGCGGCCAGTAA
- a CDS encoding NAD(P)H-dependent glycerol-3-phosphate dehydrogenase has translation MTDRKPAVAVLGAGSWGTALASLIARNGHPTTLWGRNAEQIEAIDQRHENPRYLPGIPLPQNLRATTDLAHALDGVGLILVVVPSHAFAETLELLAPLRPAGVGVSWATKGFEPGSGRFLHEVAGALVGEDVPLAVVTGPSFAKEVASGLPTAITVQSDDADFAQTVADVLHGPTFRAYTGTDMRGAELGGAMKNVLAVATGAADGMELGLNARTGLITRGLNEMLRLNQAIGGRAETLMGLAGLGDLVLTCSGDLSRNRRLGLALGRGEKLEDAVRAIGQVVESVQTADEVMRLAERHGIELPIASNVRAVLHGEMTPAEGLARLMAREQKPEFE, from the coding sequence GTGACCGATCGCAAGCCCGCGGTCGCGGTGCTGGGCGCGGGCTCCTGGGGGACCGCGCTCGCCTCGCTGATCGCACGCAACGGTCACCCCACCACGCTGTGGGGCCGTAACGCGGAACAGATCGAGGCGATCGACCAGCGCCACGAGAACCCGCGCTATCTGCCGGGCATCCCGTTGCCGCAGAACCTGCGCGCGACCACCGATCTGGCCCATGCCCTCGATGGCGTCGGCCTGATCCTGGTCGTCGTGCCGTCGCACGCCTTCGCCGAAACCCTGGAATTGCTGGCGCCGCTGCGCCCGGCGGGCGTTGGTGTGTCGTGGGCGACCAAGGGTTTCGAACCCGGCTCGGGACGGTTCCTGCATGAAGTCGCGGGCGCCTTGGTTGGTGAGGACGTGCCGCTGGCCGTCGTCACCGGCCCGTCGTTCGCCAAGGAAGTCGCGTCCGGCCTGCCGACCGCGATCACCGTGCAATCGGACGACGCCGACTTCGCGCAGACCGTCGCCGACGTGCTGCACGGCCCGACGTTCCGCGCCTACACCGGCACCGACATGCGCGGCGCCGAACTCGGCGGCGCGATGAAGAACGTGCTCGCCGTCGCCACCGGCGCGGCCGACGGCATGGAGCTGGGCCTCAACGCCCGCACCGGCCTGATCACCCGCGGCCTCAACGAGATGCTGCGCCTCAACCAGGCGATCGGTGGCCGCGCGGAAACCCTGATGGGCCTCGCCGGTCTCGGCGATCTGGTGCTGACCTGTTCCGGCGACCTGTCGCGCAACCGCCGGCTGGGCCTGGCGCTGGGCCGCGGTGAGAAGCTCGAAGACGCGGTCCGCGCGATCGGCCAGGTGGTCGAATCGGTGCAGACCGCCGACGAAGTCATGCGTCTGGCCGAACGCCACGGCATCGAATTGCCGATCGCCAGCAACGTCCGCGCCGTGCTGCATGGCGAAATGACGCCCGCCGAAGGCCTGGCCCGTTTGATGGCGCGCGAGCAGAAGCCCGAGTTTGAATAA
- a CDS encoding M16 family metallopeptidase — protein MSVDRLRTAPTRPRAALLALATGLALSGFAAAPMALAAPPAQAVGVDIPYETFTLPNGLRVVVHTDRKAPIVAVNIWYHVGSKDEPAGRSGFAHLFEHLMFQASENHDGEFFDPFKQVGVTDQNGTTNTDRTNYFQNVPTTALDMALWMESDRMGHLLGAVDQAALDEQRGVVQNEKRQGENQPYGQVWDKLTRALYPKGHPYHHGVIGSMNDLNAAALDDVKQWFRTWYGPNNAVLVLAGDIDVATARRKVAQYFGDIPAGPTMAQPAVDVAKRSADTRETMEDQVPQVRIYRAWNVAELGTTEIDHLQVLGSVLGGAKASRLDRRLLHDDRLVDNISAGAYGSQLGSNFVVMATVKQGVDPATVEKAIDEELERLITEGPSAEELERAKTSFRAGFVRGIERIGGFGGKADALAECTVYEGDPGCFRDSLANVAATTAEDVKAAGAKWLDVGSHTITVVPGARTPLAEEPAVTPAPFTPPAPDAKYTTTRSRIDRSTGVPKTASFPELKFPAQERATLSNGTQVILARRPEIPVVQLSYEFKGGYTADLGRTPGTASFTMNVLDEGAGGLGALDFADRVEALGASLGAGASLDGSNAYVSALKENLDPSLALFADMLRRPNFDQKEIDRIKATWIAGIAQEKARPSSVAMRVLPPLVYGAGHPYAIPFTGSGTEDAIAKLTRDELVAFHRDWVRPEGATLIVVGDTTLDEIVPMLERHFGDWRGTGAAPAAIEVAEVARPTAPRVFLIDQPGAVQANIFAAQVIPPTNDASSTRFDMVNTVIGGDFTARLNMNLREDKHWSYGARSSASGTLGQRPWMASAPVQIDKTAEAMAEVQRELTDFADGDRPATAAELARAQAIQTLSLPGAYETAWSVMSTIGGNVRFGRPDDYVFQRKAEIESMTVADLGGVATTIDPKALTWIVVGDLKQIEAPIRALELGEVQVLDADGQPVGR, from the coding sequence ATGTCCGTCGACCGTCTCCGTACCGCTCCGACTCGCCCGCGCGCGGCCCTGCTCGCGCTGGCCACCGGCCTCGCCCTGTCCGGCTTCGCCGCGGCGCCGATGGCGCTTGCCGCACCGCCCGCCCAGGCCGTCGGCGTCGACATTCCGTACGAGACCTTCACCCTGCCCAACGGCCTGCGCGTGGTGGTGCATACCGACCGCAAGGCGCCGATCGTCGCGGTCAACATCTGGTACCACGTCGGCAGCAAGGACGAACCCGCCGGCCGCAGCGGCTTCGCGCACCTGTTCGAGCATCTGATGTTCCAGGCCAGCGAGAACCACGACGGCGAGTTCTTCGATCCCTTCAAGCAGGTCGGCGTGACCGACCAGAACGGCACCACCAACACCGACCGCACGAACTACTTCCAGAACGTGCCGACCACCGCGCTCGACATGGCGCTGTGGATGGAATCGGACCGCATGGGCCACCTGCTCGGCGCGGTCGACCAGGCGGCGCTCGACGAGCAGCGCGGCGTGGTGCAGAACGAGAAGCGCCAGGGCGAGAACCAGCCCTACGGCCAGGTCTGGGACAAGCTCACACGCGCGCTGTACCCCAAGGGCCACCCGTACCACCACGGCGTCATCGGCTCAATGAACGACCTCAACGCGGCCGCGCTCGACGACGTCAAGCAGTGGTTCCGCACCTGGTACGGCCCGAACAACGCGGTGCTGGTGCTGGCCGGCGACATCGACGTGGCCACCGCGCGCCGCAAGGTCGCGCAGTACTTCGGCGACATTCCGGCCGGCCCGACGATGGCGCAGCCCGCTGTCGACGTGGCCAAGCGCAGCGCCGACACCCGCGAGACGATGGAAGACCAGGTGCCGCAGGTGCGCATCTACCGCGCGTGGAACGTCGCCGAACTGGGCACTACCGAAATCGACCACCTGCAGGTGCTGGGCAGCGTGCTAGGTGGCGCCAAGGCCTCGCGTCTCGACCGTCGCCTGCTGCACGACGACCGCCTGGTCGACAACATCAGCGCCGGCGCCTACGGCTCGCAGCTGGGCTCGAACTTCGTCGTGATGGCGACCGTGAAGCAGGGCGTGGACCCGGCGACGGTCGAGAAAGCGATCGACGAGGAACTCGAGCGCCTGATCACCGAAGGCCCGAGCGCCGAGGAACTCGAGCGCGCCAAGACCTCGTTCCGGGCCGGTTTCGTGCGCGGCATCGAGCGCATCGGCGGCTTCGGCGGCAAGGCCGACGCACTGGCCGAATGCACCGTCTACGAGGGCGATCCGGGCTGCTTCCGCGACTCGCTGGCGAACGTCGCCGCGACCACCGCCGAGGACGTCAAGGCGGCCGGCGCGAAGTGGCTCGATGTCGGCAGCCACACCATCACCGTCGTGCCGGGCGCACGCACGCCGCTGGCCGAAGAACCCGCGGTCACGCCCGCGCCGTTCACCCCGCCGGCGCCCGATGCCAAGTACACGACCACGCGCAGCCGCATCGACCGCAGCACCGGGGTGCCGAAGACCGCATCGTTCCCGGAACTCAAGTTCCCGGCGCAGGAGCGCGCGACGCTGTCCAACGGCACCCAGGTGATCCTGGCGCGCCGTCCGGAGATTCCGGTCGTGCAGCTGAGCTACGAGTTCAAGGGCGGTTACACCGCCGACCTGGGCCGCACGCCGGGCACCGCGAGCTTCACGATGAACGTGCTCGACGAAGGCGCCGGCGGCCTGGGCGCGCTCGACTTCGCAGACCGCGTCGAAGCGCTGGGCGCGAGCCTCGGTGCGGGCGCGTCGCTCGACGGCAGCAATGCCTACGTTTCGGCGCTGAAGGAGAACCTCGATCCGTCGCTGGCGCTGTTCGCCGACATGCTGCGTCGCCCGAACTTCGATCAGAAGGAAATCGACCGCATCAAGGCGACGTGGATCGCCGGCATCGCGCAGGAGAAGGCGCGCCCGTCGAGCGTGGCGATGCGCGTGCTGCCGCCGCTGGTCTACGGCGCCGGCCATCCGTATGCGATTCCGTTCACCGGCAGCGGCACGGAAGACGCGATTGCCAAGCTCACGCGCGACGAACTGGTCGCGTTCCACCGCGACTGGGTGCGTCCGGAAGGCGCGACGCTGATCGTCGTCGGCGACACCACGCTGGACGAGATCGTGCCGATGCTGGAGCGGCATTTCGGCGACTGGCGCGGCACCGGCGCGGCGCCGGCGGCCATCGAAGTGGCCGAGGTCGCACGTCCCACCGCACCGCGCGTGTTCCTGATCGACCAGCCCGGCGCGGTACAGGCGAACATCTTCGCCGCGCAGGTGATCCCGCCGACCAACGATGCCTCGTCGACCCGCTTCGACATGGTCAACACCGTGATCGGCGGCGATTTCACCGCGCGTCTGAACATGAACCTGCGCGAGGACAAGCACTGGTCCTACGGCGCGCGCAGCTCGGCCAGCGGCACGCTGGGCCAGCGTCCGTGGATGGCGTCGGCGCCGGTGCAGATCGACAAGACCGCCGAGGCCATGGCCGAGGTCCAGCGTGAGCTGACCGACTTCGCCGATGGCGACCGTCCGGCGACCGCCGCCGAACTCGCCCGCGCCCAGGCGATCCAGACCCTGAGCCTGCCCGGTGCCTACGAGACCGCGTGGTCGGTGATGTCGACGATCGGCGGCAACGTGCGCTTCGGCCGTCCGGACGACTACGTGTTCCAGCGCAAGGCCGAGATCGAATCGATGACGGTGGCCGATCTGGGCGGCGTGGCGACGACGATCGATCCCAAGGCGCTGACCTGGATCGTCGTCGGCGATCTAAAGCAGATCGAGGCGCCGATCCGCGCGCTCGAGCTGGGCGAGGTGCAGGTGCTCGACGCGGACGGCCAGCCGGTCGGACGCTGA
- a CDS encoding rhodanese-like domain-containing protein, with amino-acid sequence MNFEELLAFLGRNQMLSLILAALTVAIVFNEISRLFRGFKVLRPAELTVLVNRDNALVVDLRPAADFGKGHIPGSKNVQMSQFDPESKQLAPAKALPVVLVCKTGSTASDAAKRLKKAGFENVYVLDGGIGGWLQADLPLAKGRG; translated from the coding sequence GTGAATTTCGAAGAACTTCTGGCCTTCCTGGGCCGCAACCAGATGCTGTCGCTGATCCTCGCCGCATTGACGGTGGCGATCGTCTTCAACGAGATCTCGCGGCTGTTCCGCGGCTTCAAGGTCCTGCGTCCGGCCGAACTGACCGTGCTGGTCAACCGCGACAACGCGCTGGTCGTCGACCTGCGCCCGGCCGCCGACTTCGGCAAGGGCCACATCCCGGGCTCGAAGAACGTGCAGATGAGCCAGTTCGATCCCGAGAGCAAGCAGCTCGCACCTGCCAAGGCCCTGCCGGTGGTGCTGGTCTGCAAGACCGGCAGCACGGCCAGCGACGCCGCCAAGCGCCTGAAGAAGGCCGGCTTCGAGAACGTCTACGTGCTCGACGGCGGCATCGGCGGCTGGCTGCAGGCCGACCTGCCGCTGGCCAAGGGCCGCGGCTGA
- the secB gene encoding protein-export chaperone SecB: MSEEQATNGANGAAPAQPAGAQFSVEKIYVKDVSFESPKSPAIFNEQAQPQLNMNLNQSVQRVGDNAFEVVLAITLTCTTGEDNANTVYVAEVKQAGVFGLAGFDGNTLDALLGTQCPNVLYPYARQLIGELIQAGGFPPFLLQPINFDALYAEGLRQRGQPGNEQPTTDQIGNA, from the coding sequence ATGTCCGAAGAACAGGCCACCAACGGCGCCAATGGCGCAGCCCCGGCGCAGCCGGCCGGCGCGCAGTTCAGCGTCGAGAAGATCTACGTCAAGGACGTCTCGTTCGAGTCGCCCAAGTCGCCGGCGATCTTCAACGAGCAGGCCCAGCCGCAGCTCAACATGAATCTCAACCAGAGCGTGCAGCGCGTCGGCGACAACGCGTTCGAAGTCGTGCTGGCGATCACCCTGACCTGCACCACGGGCGAGGACAACGCCAACACCGTGTACGTGGCCGAAGTGAAGCAGGCCGGCGTGTTCGGTCTGGCCGGTTTCGACGGCAACACCCTGGACGCGCTGCTCGGCACCCAGTGCCCGAACGTGCTTTACCCGTACGCCCGTCAGCTGATCGGCGAACTGATCCAGGCCGGTGGTTTCCCGCCGTTCCTGCTGCAGCCGATCAACTTCGACGCGCTCTACGCCGAAGGCCTGCGTCAGCGCGGCCAGCCGGGCAACGAACAGCCGACGACCGATCAGATCGGCAACGCCTGA
- a CDS encoding winged helix-turn-helix transcriptional regulator, translated as MSADAAPAQYRLDDLRIDVARQRVVRDDGQVLEVSGLSFRLLLVLLGQGTRVVGFDELIERVWAPAHVGEETVTQRVRLLRQALGDDGRQPRYLRSVRGRGYQLCSEPRIEEPATPTAVELERRPHALPIAVLLMLTLSTLGALLWWSWPRSETPVVSPLLERAAYYAAIGQPANNERAIALYRQRLQEAPDDSTAQLGLSRAYSARLCLYSGNAEDATQALALAEAVIARQPEFSAAHAALAYAHDCRGEVIAALAGYTRAVQLDPTADGSRASAAYLQARQGHIAEALAANLDVRAPETVRFLQLQIASNLDLLGYTAAAEARYRRSFQLYPDNVFSNLAWPTFLYEHGRLDEAQTALTQAMSRGTEHAGLHLLAAELALLRGEHIAAREAVQQARALKPQASLPETMAWITGVEPPPDAAALRARAATLRAGLASGTDPFDGIDAALLQSQAGDTSAALDALDAAITAGFRNAGYLRVSPLFADLRTAPAFDAALRRIDTALAAERAAVQASGRLPDDAVTASR; from the coding sequence GTGTCGGCTGACGCCGCGCCTGCCCAATACCGGCTCGACGATCTGCGCATCGATGTCGCGCGGCAACGCGTGGTCCGCGACGACGGCCAGGTGCTGGAGGTGTCCGGCCTCAGCTTCCGGCTGCTGCTCGTGCTGCTGGGGCAGGGCACGCGTGTGGTCGGCTTCGACGAACTGATCGAACGCGTGTGGGCGCCCGCGCACGTGGGCGAGGAAACCGTCACCCAGCGCGTGCGCCTGCTGCGCCAGGCCTTGGGCGACGACGGCCGGCAGCCGCGCTACCTGCGGTCGGTACGCGGGCGGGGCTATCAGCTGTGCAGCGAACCGCGGATCGAAGAGCCGGCGACGCCGACGGCCGTTGAGCTCGAACGGCGACCGCATGCACTGCCCATCGCCGTGCTGCTGATGCTGACGCTGTCGACGCTCGGCGCGCTGCTCTGGTGGTCGTGGCCGCGATCGGAAACGCCGGTCGTCTCGCCTTTGCTGGAACGCGCGGCGTACTACGCCGCCATCGGCCAGCCCGCGAACAACGAACGCGCGATCGCGTTGTACCGGCAACGCCTCCAGGAAGCACCGGACGACAGCACCGCGCAGCTCGGCCTGAGCCGCGCCTACAGCGCACGCCTGTGTCTCTACAGCGGCAATGCCGAGGATGCGACGCAGGCACTGGCGCTGGCCGAAGCGGTGATCGCGCGACAGCCGGAATTCTCCGCTGCGCATGCCGCGCTCGCGTATGCACACGATTGCCGCGGCGAAGTCATCGCGGCGCTGGCCGGCTACACGCGCGCCGTGCAGCTGGATCCCACTGCCGACGGCAGCCGCGCATCGGCGGCGTATCTGCAGGCACGACAGGGCCACATCGCCGAAGCGCTGGCCGCGAACCTGGACGTGCGCGCACCGGAGACCGTGCGCTTCCTGCAACTGCAGATCGCGTCCAACCTCGACCTGCTTGGCTATACCGCCGCGGCCGAGGCGCGTTATCGGCGCAGCTTCCAGTTGTATCCGGACAACGTGTTCTCCAACCTCGCCTGGCCCACATTCCTCTACGAACACGGGCGTCTCGACGAGGCGCAGACCGCGTTGACCCAGGCGATGTCGCGCGGCACCGAGCACGCCGGCCTGCATCTGCTGGCCGCGGAACTCGCTCTGTTGCGCGGCGAACACATCGCGGCCCGTGAGGCTGTGCAGCAGGCGCGTGCGCTCAAACCGCAGGCCAGCCTGCCGGAAACGATGGCATGGATCACCGGTGTCGAGCCGCCGCCCGATGCCGCCGCGCTGCGCGCACGCGCCGCCACATTGCGCGCCGGACTGGCCAGCGGCACCGATCCCTTCGACGGCATCGACGCCGCTTTGCTGCAGTCGCAGGCCGGCGACACATCCGCAGCGCTCGATGCACTTGATGCCGCGATCACCGCCGGCTTCCGCAATGCCGGCTATCTGCGTGTCTCGCCGCTGTTCGCGGATCTGCGCACCGCGCCGGCTTTCGATGCCGCACTGCGTCGCATCGACACGGCGCTCGCGGCCGAGCGTGCTGCGGTGCAGGCGTCCGGTCGGCTGCCCGACGATGCGGTCACGGCATCGCGCTGA